One region of Spirochaeta lutea genomic DNA includes:
- a CDS encoding TraB/GumN family protein: MVIILVLGMLSLVSSCMTLPKTGRATVLDSPNSPDSPGQTPPPPEQAQDSTQDGIAAMNAGRQDPLVWILEKPGVRLTILGSVHLAHPGMFPLPDYILEAFDSADRLVVEVDLSRLTPGYTQKITMEAITLPKGTSLLELIPEQTSDRLIEVLTDYPLPPGFAESLQPWALEQLLITMTAAREGIHTEQGIDAYFIQRAISQDKSIHELETLEEQLGYFQLIPRESHIASLDHTLESLEEIPGDIHALLQAWKAGDLHAIEALIWEDWDPDRADDVINQILLTDRNHRWVDRIEAMIHPGGTEPSPQNAARGENLFVVVGFGHLVGEESLVELLVDRGFTVRSTF; this comes from the coding sequence ATGGTGATAATCCTGGTGCTAGGGATGCTTTCCCTGGTTTCCAGTTGCATGACTCTCCCCAAAACCGGCAGGGCCACTGTTCTGGATTCCCCGAACTCCCCGGACTCCCCGGGCCAAACACCCCCACCCCCGGAGCAGGCGCAGGATTCAACCCAGGATGGAATTGCAGCGATGAATGCCGGCCGCCAGGACCCCCTGGTTTGGATCCTGGAAAAACCCGGGGTACGGCTGACCATTCTCGGGTCGGTGCACCTCGCCCACCCGGGTATGTTTCCCCTCCCTGATTACATCCTTGAGGCCTTCGATTCGGCCGACCGCCTGGTGGTGGAGGTGGATCTCAGCCGGCTTACCCCGGGCTACACCCAGAAAATCACCATGGAAGCCATTACCCTGCCCAAGGGGACGAGTCTGCTGGAGCTCATTCCCGAACAAACCTCGGACCGCCTCATCGAAGTCCTTACCGACTATCCCCTGCCCCCGGGATTCGCAGAGTCCCTGCAGCCCTGGGCCTTAGAACAGCTGTTGATTACCATGACAGCAGCCCGGGAGGGGATTCATACGGAACAGGGCATTGATGCCTATTTTATTCAGCGGGCGATCTCCCAGGATAAATCCATCCATGAACTGGAAACCCTGGAGGAACAGTTGGGGTACTTTCAGCTGATTCCCCGGGAGAGCCACATCGCCAGCCTGGATCATACCCTGGAGAGTCTGGAGGAGATTCCCGGAGATATCCACGCCCTGCTCCAGGCCTGGAAGGCCGGAGATCTTCATGCCATTGAAGCCCTCATATGGGAAGATTGGGACCCGGATAGGGCGGATGATGTGATAAACCAGATCTTATTAACCGATCGCAACCACCGCTGGGTTGACCGCATCGAAGCAATGATCCACCCCGGAGGAACCGAGCCCTCCCCTCAGAATGCAGCCAGGGGAGAGAACCTCTTTGTGGTCGTCGGGTTTGGCCATTTGGTAGGCGAGGAATCCCTGGTTGAACTGCTGGTGGACCGGGGATTTACCGTCCGCAGCACTTTTTAA
- a CDS encoding YchJ family protein → MSIKASTCPCGSGQSYLHCCQPYLTGAQAAPTAQALMRSRYTAYTLGEVDYIVNTHHPDTRDSLDVEATRAWAAESEWRGLEIIASQGGETGDTQGGVEFIARFSQDGVEYEHHEQSRFEKLDGSWYFVEGTLVPKTVVNTGPQVGRNDPCPCGSGKKFKKCCGR, encoded by the coding sequence ATGAGCATAAAAGCAAGTACATGTCCCTGCGGGAGCGGCCAGTCCTACCTGCACTGTTGTCAGCCCTACCTTACCGGAGCCCAGGCTGCTCCCACCGCCCAGGCCCTTATGCGGTCCCGATACACCGCCTATACCCTGGGGGAGGTGGATTATATTGTAAATACCCACCATCCCGATACCCGAGATTCCCTGGATGTGGAAGCCACCCGGGCCTGGGCCGCCGAGTCCGAATGGCGTGGTCTGGAGATTATTGCCTCCCAGGGTGGAGAGACGGGGGATACCCAGGGCGGGGTGGAGTTCATCGCCCGGTTTTCCCAGGATGGGGTGGAGTATGAGCACCATGAGCAGAGCCGCTTCGAAAAACTCGACGGGTCATGGTACTTTGTGGAGGGCACCCTGGTGCCAAAGACGGTCGTTAATACCGGACCGCAGGTTGGGCGAAACGATCCCTGCCCCTGCGGCAGCGGTAAGAAGTTTAAAAAGTGCTGCGGACGGTAA